One region of Candidatus Methylacidiphilales bacterium genomic DNA includes:
- a CDS encoding oligosaccharide flippase family protein, with the protein MKSLRSIATSLRQSLDSHMYEILSKGALAVLIKIIGACITFLFHLLLARLLGAEGSGLYFLALAIITLSAVVGRLGMDNSVTRYVAAHAIAEEWQSVRGVVRHALWLSLAMSTILAVTTFILATPLSKYIFSEPNLAEPLTLMSLAIVPLACITILARALQGLKNVRDSMLIQGVLIHAFATALTFLLAYSYGVNGAVLAYVAATFLTMGYGALIWYLCTRKHGQVRPQFALTTLLSSSFPLLGATLIHQLNLALPVLLLGFWSSSVEVGQYSAAHRTAALISLLLVAANSIIAPKIAAIYRQGNTYALEHIVRHSAMILTIISAPAMLLFMTIPDKIMSLFGPEFTSAWAILVILTIGQIINVVTGPVGFLLTMTGRERSYLEANFIALLISAAGCSILIPLYGGTGAAVASAAALSIVNLVRVNFIRKEIGIIALPWPIKKDRTPQEIID; encoded by the coding sequence ATGAAATCGTTACGCTCAATAGCCACATCGCTGCGACAGAGCTTAGATAGCCACATGTATGAAATACTAAGCAAAGGCGCGCTGGCAGTTCTGATAAAAATCATTGGTGCCTGCATAACTTTTCTCTTTCATTTACTCCTTGCACGTCTACTCGGCGCAGAAGGCTCGGGATTATATTTCCTAGCGCTCGCTATAATTACACTATCCGCCGTTGTCGGACGCTTGGGCATGGACAATAGTGTAACCCGTTACGTTGCTGCTCACGCCATTGCAGAGGAATGGCAATCCGTGCGTGGGGTTGTGCGACATGCGCTATGGTTGTCACTTGCCATGTCAACCATACTGGCGGTCACGACATTTATCCTTGCGACCCCATTGTCGAAATACATTTTTAGCGAGCCGAATCTAGCAGAGCCACTCACCCTAATGTCACTTGCTATCGTGCCTCTGGCATGCATCACCATACTAGCTCGTGCACTGCAAGGTCTCAAAAACGTTCGTGATAGCATGCTAATACAAGGCGTGCTAATCCATGCGTTCGCCACTGCGTTAACATTCTTGCTGGCTTATTCTTATGGAGTTAATGGTGCTGTCCTGGCCTATGTTGCCGCCACGTTCCTTACCATGGGATATGGCGCGCTGATATGGTATTTATGCACTCGTAAACATGGGCAAGTAAGACCTCAATTCGCTCTCACAACACTGTTATCCAGCAGCTTTCCTTTGTTAGGAGCAACGCTTATACATCAACTCAACTTGGCACTACCTGTTCTATTACTTGGCTTCTGGTCGAGCAGTGTAGAGGTTGGACAGTATAGTGCAGCCCATAGAACGGCAGCACTGATTAGCCTACTACTGGTGGCTGCTAACTCGATTATTGCACCGAAGATCGCTGCTATCTACCGACAAGGCAATACCTATGCATTGGAACATATCGTGCGTCATAGCGCAATGATACTCACTATCATATCAGCACCGGCCATGCTGCTGTTCATGACAATACCTGATAAAATCATGTCTCTGTTTGGTCCCGAATTTACATCGGCTTGGGCCATACTCGTAATATTGACGATCGGTCAAATCATCAATGTCGTGACAGGCCCTGTCGGATTCTTGCTGACGATGACAGGCCGTGAAAGAAGCTATCTCGAAGCAAATTTCATTGCTTTGTTGATATCTGCAGCTGGATGTAGCATATTGATCCCTCTCTATGGCGGGACAGGAGCAGCAGTAGCCAGTGCAGCTGCACTCTCTATAGTCAATCTAGTACGTGTTAATTTTATACGTAAAGAAATAGGTATAATTGCTCTGCCATGGCCAATCAAAAAAGATCGGACACCACAAGAAATTATTGATTAA